One genomic segment of Labrus bergylta chromosome 17, fLabBer1.1, whole genome shotgun sequence includes these proteins:
- the nup54 gene encoding nucleoporin p54 isoform X2, protein MAFSFGGAASNPAATLTAPGFGVTTTTAAAPATGFSFGSTNTGFGGLGAGNITAGGFSFGGFGLNANPAAVSFNVGCFGTATTTGTVFNFGNSLASTGTFGGFGTTATTANATGSTFSFAAPSSTTGGLFGNTQNKGFGFSSGLGAGTTAGATGFGAGLGTTGLGGFGCFNIQPTQQQGLFGQPAQQPGQPQPTQLYQQVTALSAPTLLGDERDSILAKWNQLQAYWGTGKGYYSNNNPAVDFTQENPFCRFKAVGYSCSPVSKDEDGFVVLVLNKKEADVRALQQQLVESLHKILGSNQSLTVNVDGVKALSSDQTEVIIYLVERSPNGTSKRIPATTLYSYVEQANIKAQLTQIGVAMSMTRTELSPAQLKQLLQNAPAGVDPIIWEQAKVDNPDPEKLIPVPMVGFKELLRRLQIQEQMTKQHQTRVDIISSDISDLQKNQATTVAKIAQYKRKLMDLSHRVLQVLIKQEIQRKSGYAIQVDEEHLRVQLDTIQSELNAPTQFKGRLNELMSQIRMQNHFGAVRSEERYNVDADLLREIKQHLKQQQDGLSHLISVIKDDLEDIKLIEHGLSDSGHMRGGMLS, encoded by the exons ATGGCGTTCAGTTTTGGCGGCGCTGCGAGCAACCCAGCGGCAA CTCTCACAGCCCCTGGTTTTGGGGTAACCACCACTACTGCGGCTGCACCGGCCACAGGATTTAGTTTTGGCTCCACCAACACTG GATTTGGGGGGCTGGGAGCTGGAAACATCACGGCTGGTGGGTTTAGTTTTGGGGGGTTTGGTTTAAATGCCAACCCAGCAGCAGTCAGCTTTAATGTGGGGTGCTTTGGTACAGCAACCACTACTGGCACTGTTTTCAATTTTGGTAATAGCCTGGCTAGCACAG GTACGTTTGGTGGCTTTGGGACGACAGCAACAACTGCCAACGCTACTGGGTCGACCTTTAGCTTTGCAGCTCCTTCCAGTACGACAG gaGGCTTGTTTGGTAACACTCAGAACAAAGGCTTTGGGTTCTCGTCCGGCCTCGGCGCTGGGACTACTGCTGGGGCAACAGGATTTGGAGCTGGATTAGGAACAACTGGCCTGGGTGGCTTTGGATGCTTTAATATCCAGCCAACTCAGCAGCAAG GCTTGTTTGGTCAGCCGGCCCAGCAGCCAGGTCAGCCTCAGCCCACCCAGCTTTACCAGCAGGTCACTGCCCTGTCAGCTCCCACCTTGTTGGGTGATGAGCGTGATTCCATCCTAGCAAAATGGAACCAACTACAGGCTTACTGGGGCACTGGGAAGGGCTACTATAGCAACAACAACCCAGCTGTTGACTTTACGCAGGAGAATCCATTCTGCAGGTTCAAG GCGGTGGGCTATAGCTGCAGTCCAGTAAGTAAGGATGAGGATGGTTTTGTGGTTCTGGTTCTCAATAAAAAGGAAGCAGATGTGCgagctctgcagcagcagctggtcgAGTCCCTTCACAAGATCCTGGGAAGCAACCAGTCACTCACTGTCAATGTAGATGGGGTCAAAGCTCTTTCCAGTGATCA GACGGAGGTGATCATTTATCTGGTGGAGCGTTCACCTAATGGCACCTCCAAGCGGATACCAGCCACCACCCTCTACAGTTATGTGGAGCAGGCAAACATTAAGGCCCAGCTCACGCAGATCGGAGTGGCCATGTCTATGACACGCACTGAGCTGTCTCCGGCACAGctcaaacagctgctgcaaaATGCTCCCGCAG GAGTGGACCCTATAATCTGGGAGCAGGCCAAAGTGGACAACCCAGACCCTGAGAA ATTGATCCCAGTGCCCATGGTGGGATTCAAAGAGCTGCTTCGTAGGCTGCAGATCCAGGAGCAGATGACCAAACAGCACCAGACCAGAGTGGAT ATCATCTCAAGTGACATCAGCGATCTGCAGAAGAACCAGGCGACCACAGTGGCCAAGATCGCCCAGTACAAGAGGAAGCTGATGGATCTCTCCCACAGGGTGCTGCAG GTGCTGATTAAACAGGAGATTCAGAGGAAGAGTGGTTACGCTATCCAAGTGGATGAGGAGCACCTCAGGGTGCAGCTGGACACCATTCAGTCAGAGCTCAATGCTCCCACACAGTTCAAG GGTCGGTTGAATGAGTTGATGTCCCAAATCCGCATGCAGAATCATTTTGGAGCTGTGAGATCAGAAGAGCGCTACAACGTCGATGCCGACCTTCTCAGAGAAATTAAACAA CACCtgaaacagcagcaggatggtTTAAGTCATCTGATCAGCGTCATCAAAGACGACTTGGAAGACATCAAACTCATAGAGCACGGGCTGAGCGACAGTGGACACATGAGAGGAGGCATGCTGAGCTGA
- the nup54 gene encoding nucleoporin p54 isoform X1, translating into MAFSFGGAASNPAATLTAPGFGVTTTTAAAPATGFSFGSTNTGFGGLGAGNITAGGFSFGGFGLNANPAAVSFNVGCFGTATTTGTVFNFGNSLASTGTFGGFGTTATTANATGSTFSFAAPSSTTGGLFGNTQNKGFGFSSGLGAGTTAGATGFGAGLGTTGLGGFGCFNIQPTQQQAGLFGQPAQQPGQPQPTQLYQQVTALSAPTLLGDERDSILAKWNQLQAYWGTGKGYYSNNNPAVDFTQENPFCRFKAVGYSCSPVSKDEDGFVVLVLNKKEADVRALQQQLVESLHKILGSNQSLTVNVDGVKALSSDQTEVIIYLVERSPNGTSKRIPATTLYSYVEQANIKAQLTQIGVAMSMTRTELSPAQLKQLLQNAPAGVDPIIWEQAKVDNPDPEKLIPVPMVGFKELLRRLQIQEQMTKQHQTRVDIISSDISDLQKNQATTVAKIAQYKRKLMDLSHRVLQVLIKQEIQRKSGYAIQVDEEHLRVQLDTIQSELNAPTQFKGRLNELMSQIRMQNHFGAVRSEERYNVDADLLREIKQHLKQQQDGLSHLISVIKDDLEDIKLIEHGLSDSGHMRGGMLS; encoded by the exons ATGGCGTTCAGTTTTGGCGGCGCTGCGAGCAACCCAGCGGCAA CTCTCACAGCCCCTGGTTTTGGGGTAACCACCACTACTGCGGCTGCACCGGCCACAGGATTTAGTTTTGGCTCCACCAACACTG GATTTGGGGGGCTGGGAGCTGGAAACATCACGGCTGGTGGGTTTAGTTTTGGGGGGTTTGGTTTAAATGCCAACCCAGCAGCAGTCAGCTTTAATGTGGGGTGCTTTGGTACAGCAACCACTACTGGCACTGTTTTCAATTTTGGTAATAGCCTGGCTAGCACAG GTACGTTTGGTGGCTTTGGGACGACAGCAACAACTGCCAACGCTACTGGGTCGACCTTTAGCTTTGCAGCTCCTTCCAGTACGACAG gaGGCTTGTTTGGTAACACTCAGAACAAAGGCTTTGGGTTCTCGTCCGGCCTCGGCGCTGGGACTACTGCTGGGGCAACAGGATTTGGAGCTGGATTAGGAACAACTGGCCTGGGTGGCTTTGGATGCTTTAATATCCAGCCAACTCAGCAGCAAG CAGGCTTGTTTGGTCAGCCGGCCCAGCAGCCAGGTCAGCCTCAGCCCACCCAGCTTTACCAGCAGGTCACTGCCCTGTCAGCTCCCACCTTGTTGGGTGATGAGCGTGATTCCATCCTAGCAAAATGGAACCAACTACAGGCTTACTGGGGCACTGGGAAGGGCTACTATAGCAACAACAACCCAGCTGTTGACTTTACGCAGGAGAATCCATTCTGCAGGTTCAAG GCGGTGGGCTATAGCTGCAGTCCAGTAAGTAAGGATGAGGATGGTTTTGTGGTTCTGGTTCTCAATAAAAAGGAAGCAGATGTGCgagctctgcagcagcagctggtcgAGTCCCTTCACAAGATCCTGGGAAGCAACCAGTCACTCACTGTCAATGTAGATGGGGTCAAAGCTCTTTCCAGTGATCA GACGGAGGTGATCATTTATCTGGTGGAGCGTTCACCTAATGGCACCTCCAAGCGGATACCAGCCACCACCCTCTACAGTTATGTGGAGCAGGCAAACATTAAGGCCCAGCTCACGCAGATCGGAGTGGCCATGTCTATGACACGCACTGAGCTGTCTCCGGCACAGctcaaacagctgctgcaaaATGCTCCCGCAG GAGTGGACCCTATAATCTGGGAGCAGGCCAAAGTGGACAACCCAGACCCTGAGAA ATTGATCCCAGTGCCCATGGTGGGATTCAAAGAGCTGCTTCGTAGGCTGCAGATCCAGGAGCAGATGACCAAACAGCACCAGACCAGAGTGGAT ATCATCTCAAGTGACATCAGCGATCTGCAGAAGAACCAGGCGACCACAGTGGCCAAGATCGCCCAGTACAAGAGGAAGCTGATGGATCTCTCCCACAGGGTGCTGCAG GTGCTGATTAAACAGGAGATTCAGAGGAAGAGTGGTTACGCTATCCAAGTGGATGAGGAGCACCTCAGGGTGCAGCTGGACACCATTCAGTCAGAGCTCAATGCTCCCACACAGTTCAAG GGTCGGTTGAATGAGTTGATGTCCCAAATCCGCATGCAGAATCATTTTGGAGCTGTGAGATCAGAAGAGCGCTACAACGTCGATGCCGACCTTCTCAGAGAAATTAAACAA CACCtgaaacagcagcaggatggtTTAAGTCATCTGATCAGCGTCATCAAAGACGACTTGGAAGACATCAAACTCATAGAGCACGGGCTGAGCGACAGTGGACACATGAGAGGAGGCATGCTGAGCTGA
- the nup54 gene encoding nucleoporin p54 isoform X3, translating into MAFSFGGAASNPAATLTAPGFGVTTTTAAAPATGFSFGSTNTGFGGLGAGNITAGTFGGFGTTATTANATGSTFSFAAPSSTTGGLFGNTQNKGFGFSSGLGAGTTAGATGFGAGLGTTGLGGFGCFNIQPTQQQAGLFGQPAQQPGQPQPTQLYQQVTALSAPTLLGDERDSILAKWNQLQAYWGTGKGYYSNNNPAVDFTQENPFCRFKAVGYSCSPVSKDEDGFVVLVLNKKEADVRALQQQLVESLHKILGSNQSLTVNVDGVKALSSDQTEVIIYLVERSPNGTSKRIPATTLYSYVEQANIKAQLTQIGVAMSMTRTELSPAQLKQLLQNAPAGVDPIIWEQAKVDNPDPEKLIPVPMVGFKELLRRLQIQEQMTKQHQTRVDIISSDISDLQKNQATTVAKIAQYKRKLMDLSHRVLQVLIKQEIQRKSGYAIQVDEEHLRVQLDTIQSELNAPTQFKGRLNELMSQIRMQNHFGAVRSEERYNVDADLLREIKQHLKQQQDGLSHLISVIKDDLEDIKLIEHGLSDSGHMRGGMLS; encoded by the exons ATGGCGTTCAGTTTTGGCGGCGCTGCGAGCAACCCAGCGGCAA CTCTCACAGCCCCTGGTTTTGGGGTAACCACCACTACTGCGGCTGCACCGGCCACAGGATTTAGTTTTGGCTCCACCAACACTG GATTTGGGGGGCTGGGAGCTGGAAACATCACGGCTG GTACGTTTGGTGGCTTTGGGACGACAGCAACAACTGCCAACGCTACTGGGTCGACCTTTAGCTTTGCAGCTCCTTCCAGTACGACAG gaGGCTTGTTTGGTAACACTCAGAACAAAGGCTTTGGGTTCTCGTCCGGCCTCGGCGCTGGGACTACTGCTGGGGCAACAGGATTTGGAGCTGGATTAGGAACAACTGGCCTGGGTGGCTTTGGATGCTTTAATATCCAGCCAACTCAGCAGCAAG CAGGCTTGTTTGGTCAGCCGGCCCAGCAGCCAGGTCAGCCTCAGCCCACCCAGCTTTACCAGCAGGTCACTGCCCTGTCAGCTCCCACCTTGTTGGGTGATGAGCGTGATTCCATCCTAGCAAAATGGAACCAACTACAGGCTTACTGGGGCACTGGGAAGGGCTACTATAGCAACAACAACCCAGCTGTTGACTTTACGCAGGAGAATCCATTCTGCAGGTTCAAG GCGGTGGGCTATAGCTGCAGTCCAGTAAGTAAGGATGAGGATGGTTTTGTGGTTCTGGTTCTCAATAAAAAGGAAGCAGATGTGCgagctctgcagcagcagctggtcgAGTCCCTTCACAAGATCCTGGGAAGCAACCAGTCACTCACTGTCAATGTAGATGGGGTCAAAGCTCTTTCCAGTGATCA GACGGAGGTGATCATTTATCTGGTGGAGCGTTCACCTAATGGCACCTCCAAGCGGATACCAGCCACCACCCTCTACAGTTATGTGGAGCAGGCAAACATTAAGGCCCAGCTCACGCAGATCGGAGTGGCCATGTCTATGACACGCACTGAGCTGTCTCCGGCACAGctcaaacagctgctgcaaaATGCTCCCGCAG GAGTGGACCCTATAATCTGGGAGCAGGCCAAAGTGGACAACCCAGACCCTGAGAA ATTGATCCCAGTGCCCATGGTGGGATTCAAAGAGCTGCTTCGTAGGCTGCAGATCCAGGAGCAGATGACCAAACAGCACCAGACCAGAGTGGAT ATCATCTCAAGTGACATCAGCGATCTGCAGAAGAACCAGGCGACCACAGTGGCCAAGATCGCCCAGTACAAGAGGAAGCTGATGGATCTCTCCCACAGGGTGCTGCAG GTGCTGATTAAACAGGAGATTCAGAGGAAGAGTGGTTACGCTATCCAAGTGGATGAGGAGCACCTCAGGGTGCAGCTGGACACCATTCAGTCAGAGCTCAATGCTCCCACACAGTTCAAG GGTCGGTTGAATGAGTTGATGTCCCAAATCCGCATGCAGAATCATTTTGGAGCTGTGAGATCAGAAGAGCGCTACAACGTCGATGCCGACCTTCTCAGAGAAATTAAACAA CACCtgaaacagcagcaggatggtTTAAGTCATCTGATCAGCGTCATCAAAGACGACTTGGAAGACATCAAACTCATAGAGCACGGGCTGAGCGACAGTGGACACATGAGAGGAGGCATGCTGAGCTGA
- the nup54 gene encoding nucleoporin p54 isoform X4 yields MAFSFGGAASNPAATLTAPGFGVTTTTAAAPATGFSFGSTNTGTFGGFGTTATTANATGSTFSFAAPSSTTGGLFGNTQNKGFGFSSGLGAGTTAGATGFGAGLGTTGLGGFGCFNIQPTQQQAGLFGQPAQQPGQPQPTQLYQQVTALSAPTLLGDERDSILAKWNQLQAYWGTGKGYYSNNNPAVDFTQENPFCRFKAVGYSCSPVSKDEDGFVVLVLNKKEADVRALQQQLVESLHKILGSNQSLTVNVDGVKALSSDQTEVIIYLVERSPNGTSKRIPATTLYSYVEQANIKAQLTQIGVAMSMTRTELSPAQLKQLLQNAPAGVDPIIWEQAKVDNPDPEKLIPVPMVGFKELLRRLQIQEQMTKQHQTRVDIISSDISDLQKNQATTVAKIAQYKRKLMDLSHRVLQVLIKQEIQRKSGYAIQVDEEHLRVQLDTIQSELNAPTQFKGRLNELMSQIRMQNHFGAVRSEERYNVDADLLREIKQHLKQQQDGLSHLISVIKDDLEDIKLIEHGLSDSGHMRGGMLS; encoded by the exons ATGGCGTTCAGTTTTGGCGGCGCTGCGAGCAACCCAGCGGCAA CTCTCACAGCCCCTGGTTTTGGGGTAACCACCACTACTGCGGCTGCACCGGCCACAGGATTTAGTTTTGGCTCCACCAACACTG GTACGTTTGGTGGCTTTGGGACGACAGCAACAACTGCCAACGCTACTGGGTCGACCTTTAGCTTTGCAGCTCCTTCCAGTACGACAG gaGGCTTGTTTGGTAACACTCAGAACAAAGGCTTTGGGTTCTCGTCCGGCCTCGGCGCTGGGACTACTGCTGGGGCAACAGGATTTGGAGCTGGATTAGGAACAACTGGCCTGGGTGGCTTTGGATGCTTTAATATCCAGCCAACTCAGCAGCAAG CAGGCTTGTTTGGTCAGCCGGCCCAGCAGCCAGGTCAGCCTCAGCCCACCCAGCTTTACCAGCAGGTCACTGCCCTGTCAGCTCCCACCTTGTTGGGTGATGAGCGTGATTCCATCCTAGCAAAATGGAACCAACTACAGGCTTACTGGGGCACTGGGAAGGGCTACTATAGCAACAACAACCCAGCTGTTGACTTTACGCAGGAGAATCCATTCTGCAGGTTCAAG GCGGTGGGCTATAGCTGCAGTCCAGTAAGTAAGGATGAGGATGGTTTTGTGGTTCTGGTTCTCAATAAAAAGGAAGCAGATGTGCgagctctgcagcagcagctggtcgAGTCCCTTCACAAGATCCTGGGAAGCAACCAGTCACTCACTGTCAATGTAGATGGGGTCAAAGCTCTTTCCAGTGATCA GACGGAGGTGATCATTTATCTGGTGGAGCGTTCACCTAATGGCACCTCCAAGCGGATACCAGCCACCACCCTCTACAGTTATGTGGAGCAGGCAAACATTAAGGCCCAGCTCACGCAGATCGGAGTGGCCATGTCTATGACACGCACTGAGCTGTCTCCGGCACAGctcaaacagctgctgcaaaATGCTCCCGCAG GAGTGGACCCTATAATCTGGGAGCAGGCCAAAGTGGACAACCCAGACCCTGAGAA ATTGATCCCAGTGCCCATGGTGGGATTCAAAGAGCTGCTTCGTAGGCTGCAGATCCAGGAGCAGATGACCAAACAGCACCAGACCAGAGTGGAT ATCATCTCAAGTGACATCAGCGATCTGCAGAAGAACCAGGCGACCACAGTGGCCAAGATCGCCCAGTACAAGAGGAAGCTGATGGATCTCTCCCACAGGGTGCTGCAG GTGCTGATTAAACAGGAGATTCAGAGGAAGAGTGGTTACGCTATCCAAGTGGATGAGGAGCACCTCAGGGTGCAGCTGGACACCATTCAGTCAGAGCTCAATGCTCCCACACAGTTCAAG GGTCGGTTGAATGAGTTGATGTCCCAAATCCGCATGCAGAATCATTTTGGAGCTGTGAGATCAGAAGAGCGCTACAACGTCGATGCCGACCTTCTCAGAGAAATTAAACAA CACCtgaaacagcagcaggatggtTTAAGTCATCTGATCAGCGTCATCAAAGACGACTTGGAAGACATCAAACTCATAGAGCACGGGCTGAGCGACAGTGGACACATGAGAGGAGGCATGCTGAGCTGA
- the lman2la gene encoding lectin, mannose-binding 2-like a, with the protein MAAVGRNCHFRETKTPFRRKKMPFNFHWTLTVLIFIASRCSADEDHEMEEFLKREYSLSKPYQGVGSLGSSHWELMGDAMVTTDQVRLTPDKQSRQGAVWSRIPCHLNDWEMQVHFKIHGQGKKNLNGDGLAIWYTKERMQKGPVFGHMDNFTGLGVFVDTYPNEEKQLEAQKKRYTPRTQRIFPFVLAMVGNGTISYDHERDGRPTELGGCNAMVRNLKHDTFLFIRYIRRRLTVMIDIDGQHEWRDCLDIPGVRLPKGYYFGATAVTGDLSDNHDIISLKLYQLTVLRSKQEEEEQEEEITIPSVDNFELLRLGQTDEGMSAVAIFFTVFFSILGCIFLIVIGLVVYSHWHESRRKRFY; encoded by the exons ATGGCTGCCGTCGGCAGGAACTGTCATTTCAGGGAGACCAAAACACCATTCAGACGGAAAAAAATGCCTTTTAATTTCCACTGGACTCTCACTGTTCTTATTTTTATCGCAAGTCGGTGTTCCGCCGACGAAGACCATGAAATGGAAGAGTTTTTGAAGCGCGAGTATTCCCTATCCAAGCCTTACCAAG GTGTGGGATCCTTGGGCTCCTCCCACTGGGAGCTGATGGGGGATGCCATGGTAACCACCGACCAGGTGCGCCTCACACCTGACAAGCAGAGCAGGCAGGGGGCGGTGTGGAGCCGAATT CCCTGCCATCTGAATGACTGGGAGATGCAAGTGCACTTTAAGATTCACGGGCAAGGAAAGAAGAACCTGAATGGTGATGGATTGGCCATTTGGTACACTAAGGAACGCATGCAGAAAG gtCCTGTATTTGGTCATATGGACAACTTCACTGGCTTGGGTGTGTTTGTGGACACATATCCCAATGAGGAGAAACAGTTGGAG GCGCAGAAGAAAAGATATACTCCTCGCACACAG AGGATCTTCCCCTTCGTTCTGGCCATGGTCGGCAATGGCACCATCAGCTACGACCACGAGAGGGACGGTCGGCCCACAGAGCTCGGCGGCTGTAACGCCATGGTGCGCAACCTCAAACATGACACCTTCCTCTTCATCAGATACATCCGCCGCAGACTTACG GTGATGATCGACATTGACGGGCAACATGAGTGGAGGGACTGCCTGGACATCCCCGGGGTGCGGCTCCCCAAGGGCTATTATTTTGGAGCGACAGCCGTCACTGGAGACCTCTCAG ACAACCATGATATCATTTCCCTGAAACTCTACCAGCTGACTGTGTTGAGGagtaaacaggaagaggaggagcaagaggaggagataaCCATACCGAGTGTCGACAACTTTGAACTACTCCGAT tGGGTCAGACGGACGAAGGGATGAGCGCAGTGGCTATTTTCTTCACCGTGTTCTTCTCCATTCTGGGTTGTATCTTCCTCATCGTCATCGGCCTGGTGGTCTACAGCCACTGGCACGAGAGCCGGCGCAAGCGCTTCTACTGA